One Corallococcus exiguus DNA segment encodes these proteins:
- a CDS encoding helix-turn-helix domain-containing protein, whose protein sequence is PTVAGSSAPEFLTVEEAAAILRVNRKTLYESIRLGQVPGVVRVGKSLRIRRAALVDSSPGKDRDSDDRKRR, encoded by the coding sequence CCCACGGTAGCGGGCTCCAGCGCGCCCGAGTTCCTGACCGTCGAAGAGGCCGCAGCAATCCTGCGCGTGAACCGGAAGACGCTCTATGAGTCGATCCGGCTGGGGCAAGTGCCGGGCGTCGTTCGCGTGGGGAAATCGCTGCGGATCCGCCGTGCTGCCTTGGTAGATTCCTCCCCCGGTAAGGACCGCGATTCTGACGACA